The following are from one region of the Poecilia reticulata strain Guanapo linkage group LG7, Guppy_female_1.0+MT, whole genome shotgun sequence genome:
- the LOC103467919 gene encoding tripartite motif-containing protein 16-like — MKKNQLDRETFSCSICLDLLKDPVTTSCGHSYCVKCIKTHWDAEDQKGIHSCPQCRETFTPRPVLKKNTMLAALVEQMKKTGLQAAAADHCYAGPEDVACDFCTGRKLKASYCEKHLQPHYDVAPLKKHKLVEPTKNLQENICSKHDEVMKIFCRTDQKCICSLSLIYEHKGHDSVSAATERTEKQKELEERRGNIQQRIQDREKDVKLLQQEVEAINHSADKTVEDSEKIFTQLIRLLQKRSSDVKQQIRSQQETEVSRVKDVQEKLEQEISELKRKDAELEQLSHTEDHNQFLLNYPSLPALRESTHSSSINIRPLRHFEDVTAAVSELRDKLQDVLRDSWTNISLKITEVDVLLSEPEPKSRAGFLKYSCEITLDPNTVNTELGLSEGNRKVKVMNQHQSYSSHPDRFTTWLQVLSRESMTGRCYWEVEWSGARVYIAIAYKNISRAGIGYECVLGHNDKSWALVCRQNSLIFYHNNIWTSISGPGSSRVGVFLDHTAGLLSFYRVSETMTLLHRVQTTFTQPLLAGVWVENIGDSAEFCKLK; from the coding sequence atgaaGAAGAATCAGCTGGACAGAGAAACTTTCTCCTGTTCCATCTGTCTGGATCTACTGAAGGATCCGGTGACTACTtcctgtggacacagctactgtgTGAAGTGTATTAAAACCCACTGGGATGCAGAGGATCAGAAGGGAatccacagctgccctcagtgCAGGGAGACATTCACACCCAGGCCTGTCCTAAAGAAGAACACCATGCTAGCAGCTTTAGTGGAGCAGATGAAGAAGACTGGactccaagctgctgctgctgaccattgctatgctggacctgaagatgtggcctgtgatttctgcactggaagaaaactgaaagcctCTTACTGTGAGAAACACCTTCAGCCTCATTATGATGTGGCTCCtttaaagaaacacaagctggtgGAGCCGACAAAGAACCTCCAGGAGAACATCTGCTCTAAGCAtgatgaggtgatgaagatTTTCTGTCGTACAGATCAGAAGTGTATTTGTAGTCTGTCTTTAATATATGAACATAAAGGTCATGACTCAGTGTCAGCTGCAACAGAAAGGACTgagaagcagaaagagctggaggagagacgaGGAAACATACAGCAGAGAATccaggacagagagaaagatgtgAAGCTGCTTCAACAGGAGGTGGAGGCCATCAATCACTCTGCTGATAAAACAGTGGAGGACAGTGAGAAAATCTTCACCCAGCTGATTCGTCTCCTCCAGAAAAGAAGCTCtgatgtgaagcagcagatcagatcccagcaggaaactgaagtgagtcgagtcaaagatgttcaggagaagctggagcaggagatcagtgagctgaagaggaaagacgctgagctggagcagctctcacacacagaggatcacaaccagtttctcctcaactaCCCCTCACTGCCAGCACTCAGGGAGTCGACACACTCATCCAGCATCAACATCCGTCCTCTGAGACACTTTGAGgacgtgacagcagctgtgtcagagctcagagacaaactacaggacgtcctgagagactcatggacaaacatctcactgaaAATCACTGAGGTGGATGTTCtactgtcagaaccagaaccaaagagcaGAGCTGGGTTCTTAAAGTATTCATGTGAAATCACACTGGATCCAAATACAGTAAACACAGAGCTGGGACTATCAGAGGGGAACAGGAAGGTGAAGGTGATGAATCAACATCAGTCTTATTCTAgtcatccagacagattcactACTTGGCTTCAGGTTTTGAGTAGAGAGAGTATGACTGGACgatgttactgggaggtggagtggagCGGAGCACGGGTTTATATAGCCATTGCATACAAGAacatcagcagagcaggaatTGGCTATGAATGTGTGTTAGGACATAATGACAAATCTTGGGCTTTAGTGTGTCgacaaaacagtttaattttttatcacaACAACATCTGGACCTCCATCTCAGGTCCAGGTTCCTCCAGAGTAGGAGTGTTCCTGgatcacacagcaggtcttctgtccttctacagagtctctgaaaccatgactctcctccacagagtccagaccacaTTCACTCAGCCGCTGCTGGCTGGAGTTTGGGTTGAGAACATTGGAGACTCTGCAGAGTTCTGTAAACTAAAATAG